A genome region from Tolypothrix sp. PCC 7712 includes the following:
- a CDS encoding peptidase domain-containing ABC transporter, translated as MAQYISESLSVQQLCSVLGDSLSSEDLQHCLQQVKYLTPKVGKFWQGTDVEPGIYIVLAGKVRLLDDAGELIATLEVGQSFGEFTLFREAGFQAYAARASVNLHLAFLGDAALSPLIDKFPQIYAHLLTQAQAKNSLFVRSDSETPSPQLVEQPSVTSSSPPPASNSQKKISKAYFPNPTQRVGHLWQRVTKSYPYFAQQSASDCGAACLVMVSRYWGKRFSVNFVRDIANVDRNGASLRGLSIAAESIGFNTRPVKASLDQLAKQILPAIAHWEGKHYIVVYEITKKYVIVADPAIGQRTLTHREFKADWTGYALLLQPTALLKDREESTTPFWQFFELIKPHGLVLLEVFLASLFIQIFGLITPLFTQFILDRVVVQRSELTLTAVGLGLLIFSLFRVALTGLRQYLLDHTANKLDVALIVGFIRHTLQLPLSFFETRYVGDIISRVQENRKIQSFLSGEALSILLDLLTVFIYVGLMFWYSWKMALVSLVIVPPFFLLALISTPFLKKISREIFSAYSQESSYLIEAISGVRTIKSTAVEQTVRWHWEELLHKAIKTGFSGQVISNRLQIFSNAIQAIATTVLLWFGAHLVIQNQLTIGQLVAFNMLLGTIIAPFQRLAVLWNQLQEVFIAMERINDVLDTEPEENSQHQIKQSLPLIQGNIRFENVTFRYNLESDTNVIENLSFHIKSGQMVALVGRSGSGKTTISKLVLGLYPPSDGKILIDGCDITSISLRSLRQQVGVVDQDTFLFGSTIRENISLGHPSTKLEDIIEAATLAGADEFIKKLPMGYETQIGEGGGMLSGGQRQRIAIARALLGKPQLLIFDEATSHLDTESERIIQKNFNTILKGRTTLVIAHRLSTVRNADLILVLDKGVLIESGTHHELMRNRGHYFYLNQQQLDTSA; from the coding sequence ATGGCGCAATATATCTCAGAGTCGCTGTCTGTGCAGCAACTATGCAGTGTCTTGGGTGATTCCCTCTCCTCAGAAGACTTACAGCACTGCCTTCAACAAGTTAAATATCTTACTCCCAAGGTAGGAAAATTTTGGCAAGGAACAGATGTTGAACCAGGTATCTACATTGTACTTGCAGGTAAAGTCAGATTACTCGATGATGCGGGTGAATTGATTGCAACCTTGGAAGTAGGACAATCATTTGGGGAATTTACCTTGTTTCGAGAGGCTGGTTTTCAAGCTTATGCCGCCAGAGCCAGTGTTAATTTACACCTGGCTTTTCTTGGCGATGCAGCCCTGTCACCATTGATAGACAAGTTTCCGCAAATTTACGCACATTTACTTACCCAAGCACAAGCAAAAAATTCCCTCTTTGTTAGGTCTGACAGTGAAACCCCATCTCCCCAGCTTGTTGAACAGCCAAGCGTCACAAGTTCTTCCCCACCACCAGCCAGTAATTCCCAGAAAAAGATTAGCAAAGCCTACTTTCCCAACCCTACACAAAGAGTCGGGCATTTATGGCAACGCGTCACCAAAAGCTATCCATATTTTGCCCAACAGAGTGCCTCAGATTGTGGTGCAGCTTGTTTGGTGATGGTGTCTCGTTATTGGGGAAAGCGCTTTAGTGTCAATTTTGTGCGAGATATTGCCAATGTTGACCGCAACGGTGCATCTCTGCGCGGATTGTCAATTGCAGCCGAAAGTATCGGATTTAACACCAGACCCGTAAAAGCTAGTCTCGACCAATTAGCCAAGCAAATATTACCTGCGATCGCTCACTGGGAGGGCAAACATTATATAGTTGTCTATGAAATCACCAAAAAATATGTCATAGTTGCAGACCCAGCCATTGGTCAGCGTACCCTCACTCACCGGGAATTTAAAGCAGATTGGACTGGATATGCGCTACTACTGCAACCCACAGCCCTGTTAAAAGATAGGGAAGAGAGTACAACACCCTTTTGGCAATTTTTTGAGTTAATTAAACCTCACGGCTTGGTGTTGCTAGAAGTATTTTTAGCTTCCTTATTTATCCAAATTTTTGGACTAATTACCCCCTTATTTACCCAGTTTATTCTCGATAGAGTGGTAGTGCAGCGTTCTGAGTTAACTTTAACGGCTGTGGGTTTAGGATTGCTAATTTTTAGTTTATTTCGAGTAGCACTAACAGGTTTACGTCAATATTTACTAGACCACACAGCCAACAAGCTAGATGTCGCTTTAATTGTCGGATTTATCCGTCATACCCTACAACTTCCTTTAAGTTTCTTTGAAACTCGTTATGTTGGAGATATAATTTCCCGTGTCCAAGAAAACCGCAAAATTCAAAGCTTTCTTTCTGGTGAGGCATTATCAATCCTCTTAGATTTACTCACTGTATTTATCTATGTAGGATTAATGTTTTGGTACAGTTGGAAAATGGCATTAGTTTCCTTGGTAATTGTACCACCATTCTTTTTGCTGGCGTTGATTTCCACACCATTTTTAAAGAAGATTTCTCGGGAAATATTTAGTGCTTATAGCCAAGAAAGCAGTTATCTCATTGAAGCTATTTCTGGGGTGCGGACAATTAAATCTACAGCCGTAGAACAAACAGTACGTTGGCATTGGGAAGAGTTATTGCACAAGGCAATTAAAACGGGTTTTTCTGGACAAGTTATTAGCAATCGCTTGCAAATTTTTAGTAATGCAATTCAAGCAATTGCCACTACAGTTTTACTATGGTTTGGGGCACATTTAGTAATTCAGAATCAGTTAACGATTGGACAGCTTGTGGCATTTAATATGCTGTTAGGGACTATTATTGCTCCTTTTCAACGTTTAGCAGTATTGTGGAACCAATTACAAGAAGTTTTCATTGCAATGGAACGCATTAATGATGTATTAGATACAGAGCCAGAGGAAAATTCGCAACATCAAATCAAACAAAGCTTACCTTTAATTCAAGGTAATATCCGGTTTGAAAATGTCACCTTTCGCTATAACTTAGAAAGTGATACTAATGTGATTGAAAATTTGAGTTTTCACATTAAATCAGGGCAAATGGTAGCATTAGTAGGTCGCAGTGGTTCGGGTAAAACTACGATTTCTAAGTTAGTTTTAGGCTTATATCCCCCTAGTGATGGGAAAATATTAATTGATGGATGTGATATTACCAGTATTTCCTTACGTTCCTTACGTCAACAGGTTGGAGTGGTTGACCAAGATACCTTTTTATTTGGTAGTACGATTCGGGAAAATATTAGCTTAGGACATCCAAGCACAAAATTAGAAGACATCATCGAAGCAGCTACTTTAGCTGGTGCTGATGAGTTCATTAAAAAGTTACCAATGGGTTATGAAACTCAAATCGGGGAAGGTGGAGGGATGTTGTCAGGAGGACAAAGGCAAAGAATTGCCATAGCTAGAGCCTTATTAGGTAAGCCCCAATTGTTAATTTTTGATGAGGCAACTTCTCATTTAGATACAGAATCAGAAAGAATTATCCAGAAGAATTTTAATACAATTCTTAAGGGAAGAACTACCTTAGTAATTGCCCATCGTCTTTCAACAGTCAGAAATGCGGATTTGATTTTGGTCTTAGATAAAGGTGTGTTAATTGAAAGTGGAACTCACCACGAGTTGATGAGAAACCGTGGGCATTATTTCTATCTCAATCAACAACAATTAGATACATCAGCCTAA
- a CDS encoding HlyD family efflux transporter periplasmic adaptor subunit, giving the protein MSEIFNSEVANTINDYEKQDKSTANINKLPDDWSEYTKDLLDELPQLWTRGMLYFLLSFISISLPWAMLSKVDETGTARGRLEPKGKTFKLDSAVPGTVTSIPVKEGDLVKPGEPVMILDAELVKSDLRQSKEKLEGQLNRRSQLNLLKNQIIVSLATQRQQNQAQELEKQAQIEQAQQNLTALKNSYEIQQTEKITQVNQARQTIEQTQTANKLLENSLASAQREVERYNQLQQAGAIPEINVVDKQDIAKDRQRLYEQSKSDIKQANLRLAEQQSSYQRTIRQAKAEIEQAYLRLKEQKRSYQALTHSGKLAVLKSEEQLKNLDTEMTTLQAEIAQANSQINSLQLQLQQRVLKSPIAGRVFQLPIQRPGAVVQPGTMVAEIAPENSPLILRAQMPTSESGSLRKGLPVKLKFDAYPFQDYGIIEGELLDISPTTSEIDTPNGKIAAYNLEIALKSNCIPSKNKCTPLRPGDTATAEVIVRQRRIIDFLLDPFKQLQQGS; this is encoded by the coding sequence ATGTCCGAGATATTCAACAGCGAAGTAGCAAACACCATCAATGACTACGAAAAGCAAGACAAATCAACTGCAAACATAAATAAGTTGCCTGATGATTGGTCTGAATATACTAAAGATTTGCTTGATGAATTACCCCAACTTTGGACAAGGGGAATGCTGTATTTTTTGCTCAGTTTTATATCTATTTCTCTGCCTTGGGCAATGCTATCTAAGGTAGATGAAACTGGTACAGCTAGGGGAAGACTTGAACCAAAAGGTAAAACATTTAAGTTAGATAGTGCAGTACCAGGAACGGTAACTTCTATCCCCGTTAAAGAAGGAGATTTAGTCAAACCTGGAGAACCTGTAATGATATTAGATGCAGAATTAGTTAAGTCTGATTTGCGCCAAAGTAAGGAGAAATTAGAAGGACAATTAAACAGGCGATCGCAATTAAATCTGCTGAAAAATCAAATCATCGTCTCTTTAGCCACTCAACGCCAACAAAACCAGGCTCAAGAGTTAGAAAAACAAGCCCAAATTGAGCAAGCACAGCAAAATTTAACGGCTTTAAAAAACTCCTACGAAATTCAACAAACCGAAAAAATTACCCAAGTTAATCAAGCAAGACAAACTATTGAACAAACTCAAACGGCAAATAAATTATTAGAAAATAGTCTAGCCAGCGCCCAAAGAGAAGTAGAACGCTACAACCAACTTCAACAAGCCGGTGCTATTCCCGAAATTAATGTTGTTGATAAGCAAGATATCGCCAAAGACAGGCAGAGATTATACGAACAAAGCAAATCAGATATCAAACAAGCTAATCTCCGCCTAGCCGAACAACAAAGTAGTTATCAGCGCACAATTCGCCAAGCCAAGGCAGAAATTGAACAAGCATATTTACGCTTAAAAGAACAAAAACGCAGTTATCAAGCATTAACTCATTCTGGAAAACTAGCAGTACTTAAAAGTGAGGAACAATTAAAGAACTTAGACACAGAAATGACAACGTTACAAGCAGAAATTGCTCAAGCTAATAGTCAAATAAACAGCTTGCAATTGCAATTACAGCAACGAGTCTTAAAATCTCCCATTGCTGGGAGAGTATTTCAACTCCCAATTCAGCGTCCAGGTGCAGTTGTTCAGCCTGGAACAATGGTTGCGGAAATTGCTCCCGAAAATTCACCGTTAATTCTTCGCGCACAAATGCCCACATCTGAAAGTGGTTCTTTACGCAAAGGATTGCCTGTGAAACTTAAATTTGATGCCTATCCTTTCCAGGATTATGGAATTATTGAAGGCGAGTTATTAGATATTTCCCCAACCACATCAGAAATCGATACACCTAATGGAAAAATCGCTGCATATAATTTAGAAATTGCCCTGAAAAGTAATTGTATACCTAGTAAAAATAAATGTACACCTTTACGTCCTGGCGATACAGCAACCGCAGAAGTAATTGTGCGTCAGCGTCGGATTATTGACTTTTTACTAGACCCATTCAAACAGTTACAACAAGGAAGCTAA
- a CDS encoding peptidylprolyl isomerase, whose product MSQTITISNQDILHIVKQYRQIPDLIEKIITHKIIETTVSEIGIQVETEELQEAADNFRLMNALETSEDTWKWLDKHALSLDDFEELVYHNLLANKLAQHLFADKVEPYFFENQLEYAGAVIYEVILDDEDLAMELFYAIKEGETSFYDVAHQYTQDSELRRKCGYRGKVNRQDLKPEISAAVFAANSPQLLKPIITSKGVHLIMLEEIIQPELSEKLRYQIMSDFFVEWIKQQMNKFEIIKFLE is encoded by the coding sequence ATGTCACAAACCATCACAATCAGCAACCAAGATATTCTACATATTGTCAAACAATACCGCCAAATTCCTGATTTAATTGAAAAGATTATTACCCATAAGATAATTGAAACCACCGTATCAGAGATAGGGATTCAAGTAGAGACTGAAGAACTGCAAGAAGCAGCAGATAATTTCCGTTTAATGAATGCCCTAGAAACATCTGAAGATACTTGGAAATGGTTGGACAAACACGCTTTATCGTTAGATGATTTTGAAGAGTTAGTTTACCATAATTTACTAGCTAATAAATTAGCTCAACATCTGTTTGCAGATAAAGTTGAACCCTATTTTTTTGAAAATCAACTAGAATATGCTGGTGCAGTTATATATGAAGTTATCTTGGATGACGAAGATTTAGCAATGGAGTTATTTTATGCGATTAAAGAAGGCGAAACTAGTTTTTATGATGTAGCTCACCAATATACCCAAGATTCAGAACTACGTCGCAAATGTGGATATCGAGGAAAAGTTAATCGTCAGGATTTAAAGCCAGAAATTTCTGCTGCTGTGTTTGCTGCTAATTCTCCCCAACTTCTTAAGCCGATTATTACTTCAAAGGGAGTACATTTAATTATGCTTGAAGAGATTATTCAACCGGAATTAAGTGAGAAGTTACGTTATCAAATTATGTCAGACTTTTTTGTTGAGTGGATAAAGCAGCAAATGAATAAGTTTGAAATTATTAAATTTTTAGAATAA
- a CDS encoding type 2 lanthipeptide synthetase LanM family protein: MKISDSKISQIVINATFLSENLNTKGYQNINSQQLDQNLIEKRLQNWCKAIGGEEKLKQRLHWDGLDLNTVRPLLVTADFGKDDKLPVWAETLKELIESGISLLNLEAAEKLPLDSQKPLPFEDFYFPFILVARRKLSAALSANHDLELLSKKAYLTLEYSLLQQLVSLGTETLLFEFDKLRSNQDNHIEENDSRILYVQFIQNILEDGGLKFFERYPVLARLIAININFWVTNTTEFIQWLQADISEIEQTFSEDTTLGKVQEIETSLSNRHRGGRSLLAITFDSGVKIVYKPKDLSLDVAFNNLLDWCNQQGISLPFKTTKIIQRQEYGWVEFIAHQPCENQAAVKNFYKRAGMLLSLLFVLGAKDCGSENAIANSEYPILIDADILMHPIVKSNDESEDWFQYSILKAGFLPAWEGNTFSANAQDSSVLGNIYPQQVNASREWKFINTDGMHLTSKTAIIPSGTNAVILEGKPVSPRNYVEEIVTGFEEIYRLFIKNKETLLGQYSPLSTIKSLKSRFIPHPSILYAIVAKNSLNPQSLRNGLEYSIVINSLIDTFSRSLLKVEANPETWAIWQAETKHLLQQDIPYFSVCCNSDDLKFELDYPIKHFFQTSSYQRLITKLKNLNEQDLALQIKLIRLSFDAKFAHLSNNNTALQGNFPQFESLTPEEFLQEAVEIGNSLVSNAICNSNGCNWINFDYMFKPNRYQIKPLDNSLYQGRAGVSLFLAALAKNTGKKEFKEVALAALSNFHKSLKKAEPCQEIQQSEFGILGIGGIIYCLCKISDILQESSLIEDAYVAAKLLTKEVIATDKKLDIMWGIAGAIPGLLTLYYQTGEQTILDIAVACGHHLLSQQSAATSKAWLTIDSKKYLTGFSHGVAGISLSLLRLYAATGEIAFLVAAKEAIEYERSIFEKSSQNSHNFHFSEQKTAIEFLHSWCHGSAGIGLARLGGLSIIQTEETLSEINLALETTYNYGVPSTDIDNLCCGYMGRAELFVLASQKLNKQEWLKITRQQSTSVVKKAKQSGQYALSSHLSSSILRPNFFQGSAGLGYQLLRLAYPESLPSILILE, from the coding sequence ATGAAAATATCTGACTCAAAAATATCCCAAATAGTTATTAACGCTACTTTCTTGTCTGAAAACCTCAATACTAAAGGTTATCAAAATATAAATTCTCAGCAACTTGATCAAAACCTAATTGAAAAACGTCTGCAAAATTGGTGTAAAGCAATTGGCGGAGAAGAAAAGCTAAAACAACGTCTTCATTGGGATGGATTAGATTTAAATACCGTGCGTCCCTTGTTAGTAACAGCAGATTTTGGTAAAGATGATAAATTACCAGTTTGGGCAGAAACCCTAAAAGAATTAATTGAAAGTGGTATATCTTTACTAAATCTAGAAGCAGCAGAAAAATTACCCCTTGATTCCCAAAAACCTTTACCTTTTGAAGATTTTTATTTTCCATTTATCTTGGTAGCACGCCGTAAATTATCGGCAGCATTATCTGCAAATCATGATTTAGAATTATTAAGTAAAAAAGCATATTTAACCTTAGAATATAGCTTACTGCAACAACTAGTAAGTTTAGGTACCGAAACATTATTATTTGAGTTTGATAAATTGCGCTCAAATCAAGATAATCATATAGAAGAAAATGACAGTCGAATTCTGTATGTTCAATTCATTCAAAATATTCTTGAAGATGGAGGATTAAAGTTTTTTGAACGTTACCCCGTTTTAGCAAGACTAATTGCCATCAATATTAATTTTTGGGTAACTAATACCACTGAATTTATCCAATGGTTACAAGCTGATATCTCAGAAATTGAGCAGACTTTCTCTGAAGATACAACCCTGGGAAAAGTCCAAGAAATAGAAACATCTCTCTCAAACCGTCATCGTGGTGGACGCAGCCTTTTAGCCATTACCTTTGATTCAGGGGTCAAAATTGTCTATAAACCTAAAGATTTGAGCTTAGATGTAGCTTTTAATAATTTACTAGATTGGTGTAATCAACAAGGAATATCTTTACCATTTAAAACCACCAAAATTATTCAACGACAAGAATATGGCTGGGTTGAATTTATTGCTCACCAACCTTGTGAGAATCAAGCCGCAGTCAAAAACTTTTATAAAAGAGCAGGAATGTTATTATCACTGCTGTTTGTATTAGGTGCTAAAGACTGTGGTTCCGAAAATGCGATCGCCAATTCTGAATATCCAATTCTGATTGATGCTGACATCTTAATGCATCCTATAGTTAAAAGCAATGATGAATCAGAAGACTGGTTTCAATATTCTATTCTAAAAGCGGGATTTTTACCTGCTTGGGAAGGTAATACATTCTCAGCCAATGCTCAAGATTCTAGTGTATTAGGCAATATTTATCCCCAACAAGTTAATGCTTCTAGAGAGTGGAAATTTATTAATACAGATGGAATGCATCTAACTTCTAAAACAGCAATTATTCCTTCTGGTACTAATGCAGTAATTTTAGAAGGTAAACCTGTTTCGCCCAGGAACTATGTAGAGGAAATTGTCACTGGTTTTGAGGAGATATACCGCTTATTCATCAAAAATAAAGAAACTTTGTTGGGTCAATATAGCCCTCTATCAACTATCAAATCATTAAAATCTCGATTTATCCCTCATCCATCCATACTATATGCTATCGTCGCTAAAAACAGTCTCAATCCTCAATCTTTACGTAATGGACTAGAATATAGCATTGTAATTAATAGCTTAATTGATACTTTTAGCCGTTCTTTGCTAAAAGTTGAAGCAAATCCAGAAACTTGGGCAATTTGGCAAGCAGAAACGAAGCATTTACTACAGCAAGATATTCCCTATTTCTCTGTATGCTGTAATAGTGATGACTTAAAATTTGAACTAGACTATCCAATCAAGCACTTTTTTCAAACATCGAGTTACCAAAGGTTAATTACTAAACTAAAAAATCTTAATGAACAGGACTTAGCACTACAAATTAAGTTAATTCGGTTGAGTTTTGATGCCAAGTTTGCTCATTTGTCAAATAACAATACTGCTTTACAAGGGAATTTTCCTCAATTTGAATCACTTACTCCTGAAGAATTCCTACAAGAAGCTGTAGAAATTGGCAATAGTCTTGTCTCCAATGCGATTTGCAACTCTAACGGGTGTAACTGGATTAATTTCGATTATATGTTTAAGCCTAATCGCTACCAAATCAAGCCGTTAGATAATTCTTTATACCAAGGGCGTGCTGGAGTGAGTTTGTTTCTAGCTGCCTTAGCCAAAAATACAGGTAAAAAAGAATTTAAAGAAGTAGCATTAGCTGCTTTATCAAATTTCCATAAATCGCTAAAAAAAGCAGAACCTTGTCAGGAAATACAGCAGTCAGAATTTGGTATCTTGGGTATCGGTGGTATTATCTATTGTTTATGTAAAATTAGTGATATTTTACAAGAATCAAGCCTGATAGAAGACGCTTATGTAGCCGCAAAACTACTGACAAAAGAGGTAATTGCTACTGACAAAAAGCTGGATATTATGTGGGGAATAGCAGGAGCAATTCCAGGTTTATTAACTCTTTATTATCAAACTGGCGAGCAAACGATATTAGATATAGCAGTTGCTTGTGGTCATCATTTATTATCTCAGCAAAGTGCTGCTACCTCTAAAGCATGGTTAACAATAGATAGTAAAAAATATTTAACTGGTTTTTCTCACGGAGTAGCAGGCATTTCTCTTTCTCTATTACGATTATACGCTGCTACAGGAGAAATAGCTTTTTTAGTAGCTGCAAAAGAGGCTATTGAATATGAACGTAGCATCTTTGAAAAATCATCTCAAAACTCACATAATTTCCATTTCTCAGAACAGAAAACTGCTATCGAATTCTTGCATAGTTGGTGTCATGGAAGCGCTGGAATTGGATTAGCTCGTTTAGGTGGTTTATCGATTATACAGACAGAAGAAACTTTATCTGAGATTAATCTAGCTTTAGAAACTACCTACAATTATGGAGTACCCAGTACAGATATAGACAATCTCTGCTGTGGATATATGGGTAGAGCAGAACTGTTTGTCTTAGCATCCCAAAAACTCAACAAACAAGAATGGCTAAAAATTACTAGACAACAGTCTACATCGGTAGTAAAAAAAGCAAAACAAAGTGGCCAATATGCTTTGTCATCTCATTTATCAAGTTCTATTTTAAGACCTAACTTTTTCCAAGGAAGTGCAGGCTTAGGTTACCAGTTATTACGTTTAGCCTATCCCGAATCTTTACCTTCTATTCTGATTTTAGAGTGA
- a CDS encoding T3SS effector HopA1 family protein, whose protein sequence is MQLLNSPQTQLHPNINQRLVNVLEDIVKNIEIRSDFSIRHPDYQPLEVPAEAVERFQKFSVEMQQKYLSLQLRSFLYGIYYNGSMRSELAADKKNNNLPLDLENNTVLGVDVVFYKQLHESNSGEGYFQSGWSILKEQSDVRLIVSKGSLKLYIQRDKHLPPSHTSAVVGDLVPIKMPKNIVQNGFYMAVGNAGLSRHSAGNLQIVRIYFNLTPAGAIAVMGNITQHLNQINIPFQFKVLYHPKDYNRYDSGVLYFDKSDYEVLSKSLNRIYLENREHFKSEIPLFTKELAPGLGLAEEPNQKFAEQESFGMNRCQIIANGLITAWYQGDNSPQRRIQAIQEQFLQLGIDLERVHLNANSEDIYQVLAVS, encoded by the coding sequence ATGCAATTACTTAATTCTCCTCAAACTCAGCTTCATCCTAATATCAATCAGCGCTTAGTCAATGTTCTGGAAGATATTGTTAAAAATATTGAAATTCGCTCTGATTTTTCCATTCGCCATCCAGATTATCAACCCTTAGAAGTACCTGCTGAAGCTGTTGAACGCTTTCAAAAATTTTCTGTAGAAATGCAGCAAAAATATCTCAGTTTACAATTGCGAAGTTTTCTTTATGGTATTTATTACAACGGTTCAATGCGAAGTGAACTAGCAGCAGATAAAAAAAACAATAATTTACCCTTAGATTTAGAAAATAATACAGTTTTAGGGGTAGATGTAGTTTTTTATAAACAGTTGCACGAAAGTAATTCTGGAGAGGGATATTTTCAGTCAGGATGGTCAATATTAAAAGAACAGAGTGATGTTAGATTAATAGTTAGCAAGGGTAGTTTGAAGCTGTACATTCAACGGGATAAACATTTACCTCCATCTCATACATCTGCTGTTGTTGGTGATTTAGTTCCGATTAAAATGCCAAAAAATATTGTCCAAAACGGCTTTTACATGGCAGTTGGTAATGCTGGATTATCTCGCCATAGTGCAGGAAATCTACAGATTGTGCGGATATATTTCAATCTCACCCCAGCAGGTGCTATTGCTGTCATGGGTAACATAACACAGCATTTAAATCAGATAAATATACCTTTTCAATTTAAAGTTTTGTACCATCCCAAAGATTATAATCGCTACGATTCTGGAGTCTTGTATTTCGACAAAAGTGATTATGAAGTCTTGAGCAAATCATTAAATAGGATTTATCTGGAAAATCGTGAACACTTTAAATCAGAAATTCCTCTATTCACCAAGGAACTAGCACCAGGTTTAGGTTTAGCAGAAGAACCAAATCAAAAGTTTGCCGAACAAGAAAGTTTTGGGATGAATCGCTGTCAGATAATTGCCAATGGTTTAATCACCGCTTGGTATCAAGGAGATAATTCCCCTCAAAGACGGATACAAGCAATTCAAGAGCAATTTTTGCAGCTAGGAATTGATTTAGAACGTGTTCATCTCAATGCTAACTCTGAAGATATTTACCAAGTCTTAGCAGTATCTTAG
- a CDS encoding phosphotransferase family protein, producing the protein MTFLLNSQNVCDYLARHNLCSPSETNQIDIELKSAKNFNLLLTLPNHQKLLVKQERHNHEGKASGEFLSEWRIQEFVQKFPELNHLRPSLPEILHYDAENSILVARYLDDYQDLIEFYTKEKIFDSKIAAAIGNFLANIHRHTFNHQEYQAFFSVGSDDSYTEQVRRMVQYLEIIEPEIFGLVPADGLKFFALYQRFDSLGTALKDLSNAVIPCCLTHNDLKLNNILAHQNWQQSTNNIIRIIDWERSAWGDPAFDLGTLISSYVQLWLGSLVISKSLSLEESLSLAMTPLEKLQPSIATLTQVYLQTFPEILKHRPDFLLRVMQFTGFALIQGIQAMIQYQKSFGNTGIAMLQVAKSLLCRPEQSIPTIFGAIGTSELIQQTALTA; encoded by the coding sequence ATGACCTTTTTATTAAATTCTCAGAATGTCTGCGATTATTTAGCTAGACATAACCTTTGTTCTCCAAGCGAAACAAACCAGATTGACATAGAGTTAAAATCTGCTAAAAATTTTAATTTATTACTAACACTGCCAAATCATCAAAAGCTGTTAGTCAAGCAAGAACGGCATAATCACGAAGGGAAAGCATCGGGAGAATTTTTAAGTGAGTGGCGCATTCAAGAATTTGTACAAAAATTTCCCGAATTAAATCATCTTCGCCCTTCTCTACCAGAAATACTGCATTATGATGCAGAAAATTCCATTCTGGTAGCAAGATATTTAGACGATTATCAAGATTTAATAGAATTTTACACCAAAGAGAAAATTTTTGATAGTAAAATCGCTGCAGCAATAGGTAATTTCTTAGCTAATATTCATCGTCATACTTTCAACCATCAAGAATATCAGGCTTTCTTCTCGGTTGGTTCAGATGATTCTTACACAGAACAAGTAAGAAGAATGGTTCAGTATTTAGAAATAATAGAACCAGAAATTTTTGGTTTAGTACCTGCTGATGGTTTAAAGTTTTTTGCCTTATATCAACGTTTTGATAGCTTAGGAACAGCTTTGAAGGATTTGAGTAATGCTGTAATTCCTTGTTGTTTAACTCACAATGATCTCAAGTTAAATAATATATTAGCTCATCAAAATTGGCAGCAATCAACTAACAATATTATCCGCATAATTGATTGGGAACGTTCTGCTTGGGGAGATCCCGCATTTGATTTAGGAACACTAATTAGCAGCTACGTCCAATTATGGCTGGGTAGCTTAGTTATCAGTAAATCTTTGAGTCTGGAAGAATCTCTAAGTTTAGCGATGACTCCCCTAGAAAAACTTCAGCCTTCAATTGCGACATTAACCCAAGTTTATTTGCAGACATTCCCAGAAATTTTAAAACACCGTCCTGATTTTTTGCTGCGTGTGATGCAATTTACGGGTTTTGCTTTGATTCAAGGAATTCAAGCAATGATTCAGTATCAAAAATCTTTTGGCAATACAGGTATTGCCATGCTTCAGGTTGCTAAAAGTTTATTATGTCGTCCAGAACAGTCTATACCAACAATTTTTGGTGCGATTGGTACAAGCGAATTAATTCAGCAAACTGCTTTAACTGCTTAA